TTTTCTTCAGTTTCGACTGTTTTACTTTTTACATAACCCTTCGCAGTAATAAGATCATTTATACCAGCAGGGCGTCGAGTAACTACGGAGCCTTTGCCACCGACAATCCAACCTTCATCAAAACAAATCATCATCATTCTTGGAATAACACCGAAAATCCTTGAGCCAATAGCTATCGGCTCACTTAATCCTTCGCGAGCAGCTGCCTCAGCATCGGTGTGTATAGTGTCTAACTGACCATCGTTAGTTTTAATTTGGTTAAGACCTACGTCAAGCTTACGCGAAACCTGCGGTAATGCATATCCGATCGGTGTATCTTCCGTAATAATCGCCATTAGATTCCTCTATATCCGTTCCGGCTTTGGGCCGCCATCTACACCAACGCCTTCACGCGGGGCGTCGCGCTCAATAATATCCATGCATTGAACCCGTGACGCGTAAAATACCAACTGGCCGTCTTCATCATGGGCGAAAGTATCCCAACGCATAAACTCTCGATTGCGCTTAATATATTTGTCGGAAACTTTACCCGAAATAGTGAGCGTCTGGCCCGCCTTGATAGGCTTCAAATATTCAAAATCATGCTTATAACTGACACCACGAATATTATACGTACGGCCCAATAGCCAGCGTGGCGGACGAGACTGTATCTGCGGCGGGGCGACTGCTCCTCCCCATGGGGAGTCACTGACAAACCACTCATGCCAATGCTCATCCAACAAACATTGCCGCTCAATATCGGCCTTGGTAACACTCCATTCAAACGAGCCCAAATCTTTACCCACTTTAATTTCTTCGTAGGTTGTGCGCTTGCCAGTAGCATCTTCCGCCATACGGACCTTACTAGGTTTTGACATGGTGACCTCCCTTATCCGTTTTTTTGCAGCATATTCTTGCTCTTGGTTTCATCCCAACCCAGCCATTCTTGTAAAATTTCAACGGTGTTTTCCCCCAAAGTCGGTGGCCGTGTAATCGCCTCATTATAAGCAGAATCCATTAACGGTACTCCGACAGTCCATACCTTACCGTCTAAAGGATGGTCTCGTGATGTCAACTGAGACCGATACTTTACCTGCTCGTGATCTAGCGCCTCTTGATAATCATGTACATGCATGCAAGTAGCCTCCTCAGCATCAAAACGTACCATCCAGTCCGCCTGATCACGCTCTGCAAATCTGGCCTCCACCATTGCATGAATTTCCTCTCTATGTTTCTGACGTTTCTGCATTGTGCCGTATTTTGGATTCTCTGCCCATTCGGGGACTTCCAATGCGCGGCATAAAGCTTCCCAACGCTTGTTATTACTGCAGTGGAGAATAGTTGGCCTCCTGTCTCTGGAGAGGAAGACTTCTGACGGCACGCGAAAAGGATTTTGGTTACCGGAGCGTTCGGTGACGACTCCAGCTTGCAAAGTTTCTGCCATTCGACAGCCCAGAACATAAAGCATAGCACCCTGCATACTCACATCCAGGTGCTCGCCAACCCCACTCGCGCGCGCCTTTATCAAGGCAGATACTACCGCAAAAGCCCCATACATTCCGGCCACCGTATCAGTAAGAGGATAGCCCGTCATCATGGGTGGACCATCTTGCTCACCTGTCACACTCATCACACCGGAGACTGCCTGAATAATGGGATCGATAGCAGGCCTCTGGGCATAGGGGCCGGTTTGCCCAAAACCGGAAATGGAACAATAAATCAGCTTTGAGTTGATCTTTTTCAGCACTTCGTAGCCGAGACCTATCCGGTCCGCCGTTCCGGGCTTGAAATTTTCCACCACCACATCCGCATTACATATCAAATCAACGGCAGCTGCATGCTGATCCGGGTTTTTCAAATCGAGCGCGACACTACGCTTGGTATTATTTACTGAATTAAAATAATCCGGGTGCTCCTCTCGGCCTTCATATCCCGGTATATTTCGAAGCGAATCACCTATATCGGGACGCTCTACTTTAACCACGTCGGCACCCATATGAGCCAACATCATAGTGCAAAACGGCCCAGAGATGACATGGGTGAAATCGACAACGCGGACGCCCGAAAGCGGCAAGGTATCGCTCATAACATTCTCCACGCAATTGGTCTGCTTAAATGTACTAGATCATCGCAAAATCTAATAATAGTCAATTCAATAAACTTTCATTTTTATCATCTAATCTTTTTATGGTCATGGTGCCCTTGAAACCTGAACATTTATTAAGACTAGCCGCTACTGCCCTAACTTAGAGCCTAAACAAGCCTCAATATTTCTGGGCAAAATTAACCCGGCATTTGAACATAGATCAGACAACTCAGTGCTTACATATGGCAAACCGGGATGCGTCATTACCGTCACGGGATGATCCTAATACCGGGCAGTGACTCTCCTTTACTCACGAACGCCACAGCTGTCGCCTAGGACCCATGCTTTTCTAGATATAGTGCAGGAGGGGCATTTATGCACCCCAGGTATTCCCGTCATTGACCTTTTTTGTTTAGTCCCGATCTGCCAGCGGCAAATAGATTTTCTCGCCGCGACGCATGGAAAGTGTGACCGCGTCAGTCCATTCCATATATTTAGTCGCCGTTGTAAAGTCGGTGAGTTTGACTTCTTCCTTGCCGCGAATTGCATTGATGAATTCTTCTTCGACGCGCCAATAACCTTGCTTCGATTTGGGGATATTTACCCGCTTGACAGTTTTATCCTTTCGCTTGCCAGCATAGACCTCCAGCTTGCCACCATGTTTTTCAAGCACGGAGATTGTACCTTCGGTGCCGAAGATATGGCATTCGATACTCATAGGCGAATGGCCGAGCACGGATGAAATGCTGTAACGCATGGTACCGCCCTGCTCCATTTCGCAGATGCAATCCACATGGTCAGGTATGGTCATTTGCACGCGACTCTTATCGGAGCCGATGCGATGCTTGATCACCGATTGGCCAAGCGCCTGAACAGATCTTGCTGTGCCGACCCAACGCATCATTGCCTCATACAGAATCCCCATGGCCATGATATTGTTGCCGGAGAACTCTCGCGAGAAACGCCAATGCATTGGTGAGTCATCTTTGGGAAACGTGCTACCGGTGTTAACCCTCGCGTCTACAGAAATCAAATCCCCGATGTATCCCTTGCCCATCATTTCGATAATGGTTCGATCAATGGCGAAGGTACGCGGTGATGGTACGATTTGCGCCACTTGGCGTGGATAATCCATAGACACTTTAAGCATCCGATGTGCTTCAGCCGAATTCATTGCCATTCGCGCCTCGCATAAAACATGCTTACCATGATCCAACGCCCCAACCGTGAGTGTCTCATGCATATACGGCCAGGTGCCAATGCAAACCGCATCAATCGTTTCATCCTCGATTATTTCAATCCAATCATGACAAACTTTCTGTATGTCAAACTCATCAGCAATTTTCTTCCCAGAGGCATACGACCGATTTGAAACGGCAGCGAGGATGACACCATCAATTTTTTTAAAACCCGGAATATGGCGGCTCTTCATATTACCACCAGCGCCGATCAGACCAACACGTATCGGTTTAATTGCCATTATATTTGCTCCTATGTGTCTCGTATTTTGGTTTGCTGAGTATAGAGGCTTGCGATAGTTTGGGAACCAGTTCGTTAAGTATAATCTTTAACAATAGATATGATAAAAGTTATTATGACTATTCTCATTTTCGGTGGGACAGGCTCTATTGGAACCGGGTTGGCAAAAAACCTTTTTGATCAAGGTGAGCCTGTGGCTATCGCTGCGAGGCATCCCCCTACGTCTAATGATTTATATAATCTAGAGAATAAAATCGATTATTATTGCTGCGATATAACGAACCCGAATCATGTGAGGGCAACGATTGTGTCAGCGAAACCTACCCAAATTGTACATCTTGCAGCGATGTTAATAGGAGATTGTGAAAAAAACCCCCTACAAGCTAATGCCGTCAACATAGCGGCTACTATAAATATTTTAGAAGAGGCAGTTGTAGCAGGCGTTGACCGTTTTATTTTTGCTAGCTCAATTGCGGTGTATGGTGGTGGTATAGGTCCGTTCGAGGAAACAATGGACCCTGGCGCAAAATCAGTCTATGGAGCTGGAAAATACTATTGTGAAATATTAGGAAATCGTTTCGCAAAACAAAATAATTTATCTTTTCTTGCTCTGAGATACTCGGGCGTTATAGGCCCCTCCAAGGTAAAAGGCGAAGGAATGGCCGCTGCTCGCGATCGTATTAAAAAAATTGTATCAGGGGAAGACATAGACATAGACTTTCTTTCAGGTGAAGAATGTACACAATATACTTACATTGATGATGCAGTCGGTGCCACAATCGCTGCTCTGCGCCACCCAAAACCTTCTTTCCCTGTCTATAATGTCGCTGGTCCCGATGAAAATTGCTTAAGCTACAAAGAGTACTCCCAAATGATTAGGTGCCTTGCGCCAAACCCGGGCGCCGTAAATTTCACTGGCCCCTCCCTCAGGGGAGGCGGACATGTGGTAACCAAAAGACTTCGGGATGATCTAGGATTCGAACCGCGGTTCACAGTCAAAGAAGCGCTCAAAGACGAGTTCATCAAAACAGGAATAATCGGGTGACTGATATTGATTTTACAGAAGATACTGGTAGAGCACCTCTTTTTAAAACACCGTCAAAAACATGCGATACCCATTCACACATTTACGGGCCGCTTGAGCAGTATCCAAGGACGGTAGAAAATAAACGGATGGCAACGGTCGATGCCTATAAGGCAATGCTTAAAAGGCTAGGGATTGAACGCTGTGTTATTGTGCATTCTTCCATGTATGGCACAGACAACTCGATAACTTTGGATGCCATAGAATTGCTGGGCCAGAAATTCGCACGTGGGACTGCTGTAGTTTCTCCCGAGATTGAGCATGCGGAGATTCGACGCCTACACGTGAAAGGCATAAGAGGGGTGCGAGTATCAAGCTCTAATAATGACATAACCTTAGATCAGGTGCAGGGGATTGCAAAAAAAATCGCACCATTTGGATGGGTATTACAACTGCAAGATAAAAACCCCAACTTTATTCTGGACTACGGCAAAATGCTCTCCCGGCTTCCATGCCCTATTATATTCGATCATTTTGGCAGAACCGATCCCAAAGAAGGTGACGCCGGGAAAAATTTCTGCGAATTACTGAAACTTTTGCAGGTTTGTGAAAACATATGGGTACGTCTCTCGGCCCTTTATCTGAATTCATTATCCGGCCCACCATTCTATGAAGATCTTAAGGCGAGAGCAAAAAAACTAACGAAAACCCGACCTGACCGCTTGCTTTTTGCCCTTAATTGGCCACATCCCAAGTTCCCATTTCCTGGCGTGCCAGAGAGTGCCGACTGCATAGATCCAATTTTTGATTGGATAAAAGATAGAGAGACGCGCCAACTGGTTTTATCGACTAATGCCGGGGTTTTGTACGGGTTTGATTCATAGATCAATTAAAGTCTAATCGAAAACGAATACCTTAACGTGATAAAATTTTTAATTTTAAATTAGCAAGGTGATATCTGATATGAAGTTATTTATGACACCAACATCCCCGTATAGTCGACGTGCAAGAATAGCAATTATTGAAGCAGGGTACCGTAATCAGTGCGAGGAAATTGATGTGTCGCCTATCCCCGAAAATCTAGACACTCTTTTATCTGCACACCCATCGGGCAAGGCTCCAACTCTTTTGTTAGATAATGGTATTGGGCTTTCGGAATGCATATTGATTGCTCAGCACATGAATGATATCTCGGACGGAATGCTATATCCAAAAGATCCTGCAGAACGCCTTTCTTGTCAAACAATGGAGTCAATAGGATCCGTTTTGATGGACTCTTTGTTTGCTCGCAGCAGTCAGAATAGACTGGATGCGTCTGAGCAATCGCCCACTATTCTCAAAAAGGAGACCGACCGCTCGAATCGATTATATAGAGCATTGGATCAGATTGTTTCTGAGCTTGAAGGTAAAAAACATATGGGTGCATTAACTGTCGCCTGTGCTCTTTCCTATGCTGATTGGCGTGGTGC
The DNA window shown above is from Pseudomonadota bacterium and carries:
- a CDS encoding NAD(P)-dependent oxidoreductase, which produces MTILIFGGTGSIGTGLAKNLFDQGEPVAIAARHPPTSNDLYNLENKIDYYCCDITNPNHVRATIVSAKPTQIVHLAAMLIGDCEKNPLQANAVNIAATINILEEAVVAGVDRFIFASSIAVYGGGIGPFEETMDPGAKSVYGAGKYYCEILGNRFAKQNNLSFLALRYSGVIGPSKVKGEGMAAARDRIKKIVSGEDIDIDFLSGEECTQYTYIDDAVGATIAALRHPKPSFPVYNVAGPDENCLSYKEYSQMIRCLAPNPGAVNFTGPSLRGGGHVVTKRLRDDLGFEPRFTVKEALKDEFIKTGIIG
- a CDS encoding Gfo/Idh/MocA family oxidoreductase, which translates into the protein MAIKPIRVGLIGAGGNMKSRHIPGFKKIDGVILAAVSNRSYASGKKIADEFDIQKVCHDWIEIIEDETIDAVCIGTWPYMHETLTVGALDHGKHVLCEARMAMNSAEAHRMLKVSMDYPRQVAQIVPSPRTFAIDRTIIEMMGKGYIGDLISVDARVNTGSTFPKDDSPMHWRFSREFSGNNIMAMGILYEAMMRWVGTARSVQALGQSVIKHRIGSDKSRVQMTIPDHVDCICEMEQGGTMRYSISSVLGHSPMSIECHIFGTEGTISVLEKHGGKLEVYAGKRKDKTVKRVNIPKSKQGYWRVEEEFINAIRGKEEVKLTDFTTATKYMEWTDAVTLSMRRGEKIYLPLADRD
- a CDS encoding glutathione S-transferase family protein, which gives rise to MKLFMTPTSPYSRRARIAIIEAGYRNQCEEIDVSPIPENLDTLLSAHPSGKAPTLLLDNGIGLSECILIAQHMNDISDGMLYPKDPAERLSCQTMESIGSVLMDSLFARSSQNRLDASEQSPTILKKETDRSNRLYRALDQIVSELEGKKHMGALTVACALSYADWRGAEDNWRVKHPRLDVWMKEIEQHQSFATTSRPDA
- a CDS encoding MaoC family dehydratase, translating into MSKPSKVRMAEDATGKRTTYEEIKVGKDLGSFEWSVTKADIERQCLLDEHWHEWFVSDSPWGGAVAPPQIQSRPPRWLLGRTYNIRGVSYKHDFEYLKPIKAGQTLTISGKVSDKYIKRNREFMRWDTFAHDEDGQLVFYASRVQCMDIIERDAPREGVGVDGGPKPERI
- a CDS encoding CoA transferase, giving the protein MSDTLPLSGVRVVDFTHVISGPFCTMMLAHMGADVVKVERPDIGDSLRNIPGYEGREEHPDYFNSVNNTKRSVALDLKNPDQHAAAVDLICNADVVVENFKPGTADRIGLGYEVLKKINSKLIYCSISGFGQTGPYAQRPAIDPIIQAVSGVMSVTGEQDGPPMMTGYPLTDTVAGMYGAFAVVSALIKARASGVGEHLDVSMQGAMLYVLGCRMAETLQAGVVTERSGNQNPFRVPSEVFLSRDRRPTILHCSNNKRWEALCRALEVPEWAENPKYGTMQKRQKHREEIHAMVEARFAERDQADWMVRFDAEEATCMHVHDYQEALDHEQVKYRSQLTSRDHPLDGKVWTVGVPLMDSAYNEAITRPPTLGENTVEILQEWLGWDETKSKNMLQKNG
- a CDS encoding amidohydrolase family protein, which gives rise to MTDIDFTEDTGRAPLFKTPSKTCDTHSHIYGPLEQYPRTVENKRMATVDAYKAMLKRLGIERCVIVHSSMYGTDNSITLDAIELLGQKFARGTAVVSPEIEHAEIRRLHVKGIRGVRVSSSNNDITLDQVQGIAKKIAPFGWVLQLQDKNPNFILDYGKMLSRLPCPIIFDHFGRTDPKEGDAGKNFCELLKLLQVCENIWVRLSALYLNSLSGPPFYEDLKARAKKLTKTRPDRLLFALNWPHPKFPFPGVPESADCIDPIFDWIKDRETRQLVLSTNAGVLYGFDS